The following are encoded together in the Humulus lupulus chromosome 5, drHumLupu1.1, whole genome shotgun sequence genome:
- the LOC133779778 gene encoding uncharacterized protein LOC133779778, which translates to MKLHLYALKKNFEFKVKKSAKNIWCTVCVDDKCKWRLRATKLVNSNMFEVRKFFGEHTCSLDVRHKDHRQASPWLIGHVIRRKFEGDNVNYKPRSIVKDMSLSYGVHMSYAKAWRCREHALAYIRGTPESSFQKLPSFLYMMEQKNSGTITHLQMDNEGRFKYCFMALGVSIMGFKTYIRPVICVDGTFLTTRCGGTLLCAMGQDANKQIYPIAFSVVDSENNDSWLYFLLRLKEAIGEVENLVFVSDRHTSIASALTKNFPEAHHGTCIHHVSMNIRAKFKTDHCHEEFFLAAKAYRKREFLRHFEKIKFKDLAIAQYLENQVGFEKWARSFFLGHRYNLMTTSIAESWNNVIAEARGWPITCLMEFMRHTLQKWFFERRTAASAATGPLATKVEADLRKLADKSTTSFPFPFSQYEITVLDGDLDGDVNLRRKTCSCRRFDLIGLPCEHALAGARDRGISPYSLWSRFYTVEAWLSSYGGSVYTLGNEESWVIPNDIGSMMIAPPLVKQKAVRPKKKRRLSKGEKNSKQRRCGVLGHNRVTCTTVCPPPSRHA; encoded by the coding sequence ATGAAACTCCATCTTTATGCATTAAAGAAAAACTTTGAGTTTAAAGTAAAGAAGTCTGCGAAAAATATATGGTGTACAGTATGTGTTGATGATAAATGCAAATGGAGGTTGAGGGCTACAAAATTGGTTAATTCCAATATGTTCGAGGTTCGTAAATTTTTCGGTGAACACACCTGTTCATTGGATGTTCGACATAAAGATCACCGTCAGGCATCCCCATGGCTTATTGGACATGTCATAAGGAGAAAATTTGAGGGTGATAATGTTAATTACAAGCCAAGGTCAATTGTAAAAGATATGAGTTTATCATATGGAGTTCATATGAGCTATGCTAAAGCTTGGAGGTGTCGAGAGCATGCATTGGCTTACATAAGAGGTACACCAGAATCATCATTTCAGAAACTTCCCTCATTTCTATACATGATGGAGCAAAAAAATTCTGGAACTATTACTCATTTGCAGATGGACAATGAAGGTAGGTTCAAATATTGCTTCATGGCCTTAGGTGTTTCTATAATGGGGTTTAAAACATATATTCGCCCAGTTATATGTGTAGATGGAACCTTCTTGACTACTCGGTGTGGAGGTACTTTGTTATGTGCCATGGGACAAGATGCTAACAAGCAAATATATCCAATTGCATTTTCAGTAGTTGACTCAGAGAATAATGACTCATGGTTGTATTTTCTACTGAGGTTGAAGGAAGCGATTGGTGAAGTGGAGAATCTAGTATTCGTGTCTGATAGACATACTAGTATAGCAAGTGCCTTGACTAAAAATTTTCCTGAGGCACACCACGGTACTTGTATACATCATGTTAGCATGAATATCCGTGCGAAGTTCAAAACTGACCATTGCCATGAAGAATTCTTCCTTGCAGCGAAAGCTTATAGAAAGCGAGAGTTTTTACGCCATTTTGAGAAGATTAAATTCAAAGATCTTGCAATTGCTCAATACTTAGAGAATCAAGTGGGTTTTGAAAAGTGGGCTCGTTCTTTCTTTCTTGGTCATCGATATAATTTAATGACTACAAGTATTGCCGAAAGCTGGAACAATGTCATTGCTGAGGCAcgtgggtggccaattacttgtcTCATGGAATTTATGAGGCACACTTTACAAAAATGGTTTTTCGAGCGTCGAACTGCAGCATCAGCGGCTACAGGTCCTCTTGCCACAAAAGTGGAAGCTGATTTGCGAAAGTTAGCAGACAAGTCCACTACCTCGTTCCCTTTTCCGTTTAGTCAGTATGAAATAACAGTATTGGATGGTGATCTTGATGGAGATGTAAACCTGAGGAGGAAAACATGTAGTTGTAGAAGATTTGATTTGATAGGTCTTCCTTGTGAACACGCTCTAGCTGGTGCTCGAGATCGTGGCATTAGTCCATATAGTTTATGGTCCAGATTCTACACAGTTGAAGCGTGGTTGTCATCCTATGGTGGATCTGTATATACGCTGGGTAATGAAGAATCTTGGGTGATACCAAATGACATAGGAAGTATGATGATAGCTCCTCCTTTAGTGAAGCAGAAGGCTGTTCGTCCAAAGAAGAAACGACGTTTATCAAAGGGTGAGAAGAATAGCAAACAACGTAGATGTGGTGTCCTAGGCCACAATCGAGTGACGTGCACCACTGTTTGTCCCCCGCCGTCTAGACATGCTTAG